The Burkholderia ambifaria AMMD genome has a segment encoding these proteins:
- a CDS encoding inorganic phosphate transporter — translation MNQPASSAANNAGSTERTRQVGYAVFLLVLAAGAVYIATHLIADLSPVREGSLFPYLMLGAALVIALGFEFVNGFHDTANAVATVIYTHSLTPNVAVIWSGMWNFLGVMVSSGAVAFGILQLLPVELILQVGSGSGFAMVFALLIAAIVWNLATWYFGLPSSSSHTLIGSIIGVGLMNQLMHGPSGTSGVDWGQALGVGKSLLLSPIVGFLCASLLLLVLKAVVRIPELYKEPPKDQPPPFWIRCLLILTCTGVSFAHGSNDGQKGMGLIMLILIGTMPTAYALNKAVTTAESQTFVAVANQAAATFAKYSNGAAPSANPRADVEHFVQRREMTPAVLPAVQQLSTSLATAVGSSGSMAAVPQGDVDNVRNTMYLVSEAIRLIEKAGQPAFAADDKLAIDNYRKQLDHATKFIPTWVKVAVAIALGLGTMVGWKRIVVTVGEKIGKQHLTYGQGASAELVAMLTIGAADVYGLPVSTTHVLSSGVAGTMAANGSGLQWSTVRSLVLAWVLTLPASIALAAGLYWLFRSIA, via the coding sequence ATGAATCAGCCTGCTTCGTCCGCCGCGAATAACGCCGGCTCCACCGAACGTACCCGACAGGTCGGCTATGCCGTCTTTCTGCTGGTACTCGCGGCCGGCGCCGTCTATATCGCCACCCACCTGATCGCCGATCTGTCGCCCGTGCGCGAAGGGTCGCTGTTCCCGTACCTGATGCTCGGCGCCGCGCTGGTGATCGCGCTCGGCTTCGAATTCGTCAACGGTTTCCACGACACCGCGAATGCGGTCGCGACTGTGATCTACACCCACTCGCTGACGCCGAACGTCGCGGTGATCTGGTCCGGCATGTGGAACTTCCTCGGCGTGATGGTTTCCAGCGGGGCCGTCGCCTTCGGCATCCTGCAGTTGCTGCCGGTCGAGCTGATCCTGCAGGTCGGCAGCGGGTCGGGTTTCGCGATGGTGTTCGCGCTGCTGATCGCCGCGATCGTCTGGAACCTGGCGACCTGGTATTTCGGGTTGCCGTCGTCGAGCTCGCATACGCTGATCGGATCGATCATCGGCGTCGGGCTGATGAACCAGTTGATGCACGGGCCGTCGGGCACGAGCGGCGTCGACTGGGGCCAGGCGCTCGGCGTCGGCAAGTCGCTGCTGTTGTCGCCGATCGTCGGGTTCCTGTGCGCGTCGCTGCTGCTGCTCGTGCTGAAGGCCGTCGTGCGGATTCCGGAGCTGTACAAGGAGCCGCCGAAGGATCAGCCGCCGCCGTTCTGGATCCGCTGCCTGCTGATCCTCACGTGTACCGGCGTGTCGTTCGCGCACGGCTCGAACGACGGGCAGAAGGGGATGGGCCTCATCATGCTGATCCTGATCGGCACGATGCCGACCGCGTATGCGCTGAACAAGGCGGTCACGACGGCCGAATCGCAGACCTTCGTCGCCGTCGCGAACCAGGCGGCCGCGACCTTCGCGAAATACTCGAACGGCGCCGCGCCGTCCGCGAATCCGCGCGCCGACGTCGAGCACTTCGTGCAGCGCCGCGAGATGACGCCTGCCGTACTGCCGGCCGTGCAGCAACTGTCCACGTCGCTCGCGACCGCGGTCGGCTCGTCGGGCTCGATGGCGGCCGTGCCGCAGGGTGACGTCGACAACGTGCGCAACACGATGTATCTGGTATCCGAAGCGATTCGCCTGATCGAGAAGGCGGGTCAGCCCGCGTTCGCCGCCGATGACAAGCTCGCGATCGACAACTACCGCAAGCAGCTCGATCACGCGACCAAGTTCATTCCGACCTGGGTGAAAGTGGCCGTTGCGATCGCGCTGGGTCTCGGCACGATGGTCGGCTGGAAGCGGATCGTCGTGACCGTCGGCGAGAAAATCGGCAAGCAGCATCTGACGTACGGACAGGGTGCGTCGGCCGAACTCGTCGCGATGCTGACGATCGGCGCGGCCGATGTGTACGGGCTGCCCGTGTCGACGACGCACGTGCTGTCGTCGGGCGTCGCGGGCACGATGGCGGCGAACGGGTCCGGGTTGCAGTGGAGCACGGTGCGCAGCCTCGTGCTCGCGTGGGTGCTGACGCTCCCGGCGTCGATCGCACTCGCGGCCGGGCTTTACTGGCTGTTCCGGTCGATCGCCTGA
- a CDS encoding 2OG-Fe(II) oxygenase, giving the protein MNIADLQPALASVDLVQRVSAVDWTAVGTELDRYGCARVPGLLCTDECTALASLYSRDALYRSRVVMARHGFGRGEYRYFAYPLPAVVDTLRTAIYPHLAPIANRWNQALGIDVRYPADHAAFLERCHAAGQTRPTPLILQYGPDDYNCLHQDLYGEHVFPLQVAILLSAPGRDFTGGEFVLTEQRPRMQSRAEVVPLTQGDAVIFAVHGRPVQGTRGVYRVNLRHGVSRIRTGHRHTVGIIFHDAQ; this is encoded by the coding sequence GTGAACATTGCCGATCTGCAACCCGCCCTCGCATCTGTCGACCTCGTACAACGCGTGAGCGCAGTCGACTGGACCGCCGTCGGTACCGAACTCGATCGCTATGGGTGCGCTCGCGTACCGGGCCTTCTCTGCACCGACGAATGCACGGCGCTGGCGTCGCTCTATTCGCGCGATGCGCTTTACCGTTCGCGCGTCGTCATGGCGCGGCATGGCTTCGGCCGCGGCGAATATCGGTATTTCGCTTATCCGCTGCCGGCGGTCGTCGACACGTTGCGAACCGCGATCTACCCGCATCTCGCGCCGATCGCGAATCGCTGGAACCAGGCGCTCGGGATCGACGTCCGCTACCCGGCCGACCACGCGGCATTCCTCGAGCGCTGCCACGCGGCGGGACAGACGCGACCGACGCCGCTGATCCTGCAGTACGGTCCGGACGACTACAACTGCCTCCATCAGGACCTGTATGGCGAGCACGTCTTTCCGCTGCAGGTCGCGATCCTGCTGTCGGCGCCGGGCCGCGATTTCACGGGTGGGGAGTTCGTGCTGACGGAACAGCGGCCGCGGATGCAGTCGCGTGCGGAAGTGGTGCCGCTGACACAAGGCGACGCTGTGATCTTTGCCGTGCACGGCAGGCCCGTACAGGGAACGCGCGGCGTCTATCGCGTCAACCTGCGTCACGGCGTGAGCCGTATCCGGACCGGGCACCGCCATACGGTCGGCATCATCTTTCATGATGCTCAGTAG
- a CDS encoding DHA2 family efflux MFS transporter permease subunit — protein MTSSSAQSGRTTDFLPYLVAATFFMEYLDTTVIATALPQMAHSFGVGPNALSLGMTAYMLALAVFIPISGWIADRYGSRTVFGSAIVIFTGASILCGLSNGVVTFTAARVLQGVGGAMMVPVGRMIVVRSTEKARLMRAIATITWPGIVAPVVGPPIGGFITTYASWRWIFLLNVPLGLAALVCTCLIVRNTRADEQRPLDWVGFVLAGGALTCLLLGTETAGQQDAQFMRAAVLVGASVLFGVAAWLHARRCAHPLLDFTTLKVPTFSVTVLTGSVTRIAINAVPYLLPLLFQIGFGLSPFQSGLLLLASALGNLGMKAGTSWILDRFGFRRVALVDVTIVGFFTIACGWLTASTPLAITLLVVFVYGLTRSMQFTTLATLAYADVPSHQTSAASTLWSAAQQMTIGMGIAFGALALRLAALMRGDAAGIHYVLDDFRWAFVAAGVLALLTLPGYARLASDAGDRLRASAARG, from the coding sequence ATGACTTCCAGCTCTGCTCAGAGTGGTCGGACGACCGACTTCTTGCCGTATCTCGTCGCCGCGACCTTCTTCATGGAGTATCTCGATACGACCGTGATCGCGACCGCGCTGCCGCAGATGGCGCATTCCTTCGGCGTCGGGCCGAATGCGCTGAGTCTCGGGATGACGGCCTACATGCTCGCGCTTGCGGTGTTCATCCCGATCAGCGGGTGGATCGCGGACCGATACGGTTCCCGCACGGTGTTCGGCAGCGCGATTGTGATTTTTACCGGCGCATCGATTCTGTGTGGGCTGTCCAACGGCGTTGTGACGTTTACGGCCGCACGGGTGCTGCAGGGCGTCGGCGGGGCGATGATGGTGCCGGTCGGGCGGATGATCGTCGTGCGCAGCACCGAGAAAGCACGGCTGATGCGCGCGATCGCGACGATCACGTGGCCGGGTATCGTTGCGCCGGTCGTTGGGCCGCCGATCGGCGGCTTCATCACGACCTATGCGTCATGGCGATGGATCTTCCTGTTGAACGTGCCGCTTGGCCTCGCCGCGCTGGTCTGTACGTGCTTGATCGTCCGGAACACGCGCGCGGACGAACAGCGGCCGCTCGATTGGGTCGGGTTCGTGCTGGCGGGCGGTGCGCTGACCTGTCTGCTGCTGGGTACCGAAACGGCCGGTCAGCAGGATGCGCAGTTCATGCGCGCGGCCGTGCTGGTCGGGGCCAGCGTGTTGTTCGGCGTCGCCGCGTGGCTGCACGCGCGGCGTTGCGCGCACCCGCTGCTCGACTTCACGACGCTGAAGGTGCCGACCTTTTCGGTCACGGTGCTCACCGGATCGGTCACGCGGATTGCGATCAATGCGGTGCCTTATCTGCTACCACTGCTGTTTCAGATTGGTTTCGGGCTGTCGCCGTTCCAGTCCGGCTTGCTGTTGCTCGCGAGCGCGCTCGGCAATCTGGGCATGAAGGCGGGCACGTCGTGGATCCTCGATCGTTTCGGGTTTCGCCGCGTCGCGCTCGTCGACGTGACGATCGTCGGCTTCTTCACGATCGCATGCGGCTGGCTGACCGCGTCGACGCCGCTCGCGATCACGCTGCTGGTCGTATTCGTCTACGGGCTGACGCGCTCGATGCAGTTCACGACGTTGGCGACCCTCGCCTATGCCGATGTTCCGTCGCACCAGACGAGCGCTGCGAGCACGCTATGGAGCGCGGCGCAGCAGATGACGATCGGGATGGGGATCGCATTCGGCGCGCTGGCATTGCGGCTCGCCGCGCTGATGCGCGGCGATGCGGCCGGGATTCACTACGTGCTCGACGATTTTCGCTGGGCGTTCGTTGCCGCGGGCGTGCTCGCGCTGCTGACGTTGCCGGGCTATGCGCGGCTCGCGTCCGACGCGGGCGACCGACTTCGGGCGAGTGCCGCTCGAGGATAG
- a CDS encoding phosphonate degradation HD-domain oxygenase codes for MALTVEEIHGLYREHGDVAYSGEPVTQLEHALQSGLLAEEAGADDALVAAAFLHDLGHLLNRQGETPSARGIDDLHQYYVLPFLRPMFDDAVLEPIRLHVDAKRCLCRTDAGYLESLSPDSVRSLALQGGVFSEKETAAFLQRPFAEDALRLRRWDDTAKEERKVTPNLDHYMEIVARQVRVV; via the coding sequence ATGGCACTGACGGTGGAAGAGATCCACGGGCTGTATCGCGAGCACGGCGATGTCGCCTATAGCGGCGAGCCGGTCACGCAGCTGGAGCATGCGTTACAAAGCGGCTTGCTGGCGGAGGAGGCGGGCGCCGACGACGCGCTGGTCGCGGCGGCATTCCTGCACGACCTCGGGCATCTGCTGAATCGCCAGGGCGAGACGCCGAGCGCACGCGGAATCGACGATCTTCATCAGTATTACGTGCTGCCGTTCCTGCGGCCGATGTTCGACGACGCGGTGCTGGAGCCGATCCGGCTGCACGTCGACGCGAAGCGTTGCCTGTGCCGGACGGACGCGGGCTACCTCGAGAGCCTGTCGCCGGATTCGGTGCGCAGTCTCGCACTGCAGGGCGGCGTCTTCAGCGAGAAGGAGACGGCGGCGTTCCTGCAGCGCCCGTTCGCGGAGGATGCGCTGCGTCTGCGCCGCTGGGACGATACGGCGAAGGAAGAACGCAAGGTGACGCCGAACCTCGATCACTATATGGAGATAGTGGCGCGTCAGGTGCGTGTGGTCTGA